Proteins encoded in a region of the Halictus rubicundus isolate RS-2024b unplaced genomic scaffold, iyHalRubi1_principal scaffold0028, whole genome shotgun sequence genome:
- the LOC143363231 gene encoding LOW QUALITY PROTEIN: uncharacterized protein LOC143363231 (The sequence of the model RefSeq protein was modified relative to this genomic sequence to represent the inferred CDS: substituted 1 base at 1 genomic stop codon), which produces MTSTVDDLVAAQKDLGGRISRFLINLKKSGADNLTLPVLRKRRELLESYWRQFNQRHVELTRLASADLPYLIDDFFAAVEDAFVINGAAVEELIAMQTPHKAETTMITPSSDPEPVLPPMKLPTFSGDLYEWESFKDQFCSLVHHSTRIANVRKMQYLKSCLTGDAANMLDLTRITDANYEGAWSALERRFGNQRILSAAHMRRLITRPALPKMQPNEIKRLVDDFRQTQRAFQALKKPVKEWDEWFVFLASEKLDQPTRLAWEVSLKDPTATPTFDELESFLENRVHALGSARIPEQAGTSKGGGAVVRNTPVVSRNTLAVKVDPKGTTKGGRQCPLCAGNHALNACKQYKALPAAKRRQFVIEKGLCLSCLASSHQLPQCSSSFRCWVCDKQHNTTLHDAFLKEARAESTTSSSAVNYAVGCNKATLLATARVTLEAPNGRALTVRALLDSGSEASFLSEWAAQSLRLRRRSVRVELTGYQGTSVGTARTEVKVSLRSPVDDEFQVTLEALVTKSLVSPTPSQPVSLGDWPHVKGLPLADPHFSDPAQVDVLLGADVCGMLLLEKRVGPPGTPAAIRTPFGWTLLGPIELSGPPRSARIHCVRRQEPLPDLQRFWELEELSHETPMSPDELSCEELFRSTTRRDPSGRYVVRLPFKGGRHPQVGSSRSAAIRMLLKAERTWSRDHSLRDQYVDFMEEYHRLGHMSPASRPLKDQEPGHYLPHHAVWKECGNLQKIRVVFNASFPSAKDSSLNEALLPGPKLQSELWAVITRWRLYRVAFSADIVKMFRQILIHPDDQDWLRVLWRKHPTDQLIDFRMTTVTYGTASAPYLAHRVLQQLAVDEGTRYPLGAEALRRHAYVDDILSGADDLGAALDTAQQLTSLLESGGFPLDKWASNVPELRSSTPQTKVIQESEVHGALGLLWDTKRDTLAVRGPRFDDGLSESTWKKRSILSEIARLFDPLGWLAPVIVRAKILLQDLWLAGVTWDQSLDEGLTCRWRSFRGDLSALSEVHVPRWIHHSSGSLEVELHGFCDASERAYAAAVYLVVRRDQHHTNLLVAKSRVAPVKTLSIPRLELCGAVLLAQLLASMRRELNLDPCPISAWTDSTIALAWLRSHPSKWKPFVAHRVSEIQNLLPGVTWRHMGTTDNPADLATRGIPANELRGAKLWWKGPAWLSDPHAGWPATSTADLSRDLPEQRTVSVALVQEEPENEQFVTRFSSLTRLIRVTAYLRRFTDNCRKVRGRRGPLTSSELQEALHMVIRTCQRSDFPQELNALSRGNAVPSGSPLKSLTPFLGEDGILRVGGRLQNTTLSASQRHPAIINRTSHLALLVIRDAHRQTLHGGLNATLTWILRAFWIPRGRSRVKQVLRNCVTCTRFRASTGQQRMGNLPASRVLPAKPFLRTGVDYAGPLHLRTSKGRGHKSQKGYVAVFVCMVTKAVHLDAVTDLSAAAFIAAFQRRCGAAADVQGSVGFLCTRRRGTRYGRNPVGIYPTLFTAHGGPLGSSGEVYESPSPTGDRXHYAYLRGDDDTAVPRRSLPELPSPKPPLRRSDRSGSAHAGTFSGGRASSWMQEHLHQMQQRTKWQDRREDLRPGTLVLVKEDSTPPTRWPLARVESTQPGKDGLQQAACILEDYHSHHLGPGLRRSVLTTEAICHRSRDSTRKAFGCFTSLDVSSPARTTSILEEIH; this is translated from the exons ATGACTTCTACGGTCGACGACCTCGTCGCAGCACAGAAGGACCTCGGAGGTCGAATTTCTCGGTTCCTGATAAACCTGAAAAAGAGCGGAGCAGATAACCTGACGCTACCCGTACTCCGAAAACGGCGAGAACTGCTGGAGTCGTACTGGCGCCAATTCAATCAACGCCACGTCGAGCTGACCCGGCTGGCATCCGCCGACCTACCGTACTTGATCGACGACTTCTTCGCTGCGGTCGAGGACGCCTTCGTGATAAACGGAGCCGCAGTCGAGGAGCTGATAGCGATGCAGACTCCCCACAAGGCAGAGACCACGATGATCACGCCGTCTTCCGATCCGGAACCCGTCCTGCCGCCGATGAAGCTGCCGACGTTCTCCGGAGATCTGTACGAGTGGGAGAGCTTCAAAGATCAATTCTGCTCCTTGGTGCATCACTCAACCCGCATCGCGAACGTCAGAAAGATGCAGTACTTAAAATCCTGCCTCACCGGAGATGCGGCGAACATGCTGGACCTCACGCGCATCACCGACGCCAACTACGAAGGAGCCTGGTCCGCGCTGGAGCGCCGGTTCGGAAATCAGCGGATCCTCTCGGCGGCACATATGCGGCGCCTGATAACCCGTCCGGCCCTACCCAAGATGCAGCCGAACGAGATCAAGCGCTTGGTGGACGACTTCAGACAGACGCAGCGGGCCTTCCAGGCCCTGAAGAAACCCGTCAAGGAGTGGGACGAGTGGTTCGTTTTCCTGGCGTCGGAGAAATTGGATCAACCCACGAGACTGGCTTGGGAAGTCTCCCTGAAGGATCCGACCGCCACTCCTACCTTTGATGAGCTGGAGTCGTTCCTGGAGAACAGGGTGCACGCACTCGGCTCGGCACGGATCCCGGAACAAGCTGGGACGTCGAAGGGTGGAGGCGCCGTCGTACGAAACACTCCCGTGGTTTCCCGCAACACGCTGGCGGTCAAGGTTGACCCTAAAGGAACGACGAAGGGTGGTCGTCAGTGCCCACTCTGTGCCGGGAACCATGCGCTCAATGCGTGCAAGCAGTATAAGGCGTTACCTGCAGCGAAACGGCGTCAGTTCGTGATCGAGAAGGGTCTCTGCCTCTCGTGCCTAGCGAGCAGCCACCAGCTTCCGCAGTGCTCCTCGTCGTTTCGATGCTGGGTTTGCGACAAGCAGCACAACACCACCCTCCATGATGCCTTCCTGAAGGAAGCGAGGGCCGAATCAACCACGTCATCTTCGGCGGTCAACTACGCCGTGGGCTGCAACAAGGCCACCCTCCTCGCCACCGCTAGAGTCACTCTGGAGGCACCCAACGGTCGGGCTCTGACGGTTCGAGCCTTACTGGACTCAGGCTCCGAGGCATCCTTCCTCTCCGAGTGGGCCGCCCAGTCGTTAAGGTTGAGGAGACGGTCCGTACGGGTAGAGCTGACGGGATACCAGGGAACCAGCGTGGGAACTGCACGGACGGAGGTAAAGGTATCACTCCGATCACCGGTGGACGATGAGTTTCAGGTTACCTTAGAAGCGCTCGTCACCAAGAGCCTCGTCTCTCCTACCCCGTCGCAACCGGTGTCCCTGGGAGATTGGCCGCACGTGAAGGGCTTGCCGCTGGCCGATCCGCATTTCTCGGACCCTGCGCAGGTGGACGTGCTACTGGGTGCCGACGTCTGTGGGATGTTGCTGCTGGAAAAGCGGGTGGGCCCTCCTGGTACCCCGGCAGCTATCCGAACTCCTTTCGGATGGACGCTACTGGGACCCATCGAGCTGTCGGGGCCGCCACGGTCCGCCAGGATCCATTGCGTAAGGCGACAAGAACCCTTACCCGACCTCCAGCGGTTTTGGGAATTGGAGGAGCTCTCACACGAAACTCCCATGTCACCAGACGAGCTAAGCTGTGAGGAGCTGTTCCGGAGCACTACTCGTCGCGACCCGTCGGGGCGGTATGTAGTCCGTCTACCGTTTAAGGGGGGAAGACATCCACAGGTGGGCTCGTCGAGATCGGCGGCAATCCGCATGCTGCTCAAGGCCGAACGAACCTGGTCGAGAGATCATAGTTTGCGTGATCAGTATGTCGACTTCATGGAGGAGTACCATCGACTCGGACACATGAGCCCGGCGAGCAGACCCCTGAAGGATCAGGAACCAGGCCACTACCTACCCCACCACGCGGTCTGGAAAGAGTGTGGCAACCTCCAGAAAATTCGGGTTGTCTTCAACGCGTCCTTCCCTTCAGCCAAGGACTCCTCACTCAACGAGGCGCTATTGCCGGGACCAAAGCTTCAGTCAGAGCTCTGGGCCGTTATAACTCGATGGCGTCTCTACAGGGTGGCGTTTTCGGCGGACATCGTCAAGATGTTTCGCCAGATATTAATACACCCGGACGATCAAGACTGGCTGCGAGTTCTGTGGAGAAAGCACCCGACTGATCAATTAATCGATTTCAGGATGACCACCGTCACCTACGGTACAGCGTCTGCTCCCTACCTGGCGCACCGGGTCCTGCAACAGCTAGCCGTCGACGAGGGGACCCGCTATCCATTAGGAGCGGAGGCACTCCGACGTCATGCTTACGTCGACGACATCCTGTCGGGCGCCGACGACTTAGGTGCGGCCTTGGATACGGCCCAGCAATTGACGAGCCTACTCGAGTCCGGGGGCTTCCCTCTGGACAAGTGGGCAAGCAACGTTCCCGAACTCCGCTCGTCGACGCCGCAGACCAAGGTGATCCAGGAGAGCGAAGTGCATGGAGCCTTGGGCCTACTCTGGGACACCAAGCGCGATACTCTGGCGGTGCGGGGCCCGAGATTCGACGACGGACTGTCGGAATCAACGTGGAAAAAGcgatcgatcctatccgagaTCGCACGACTCTTCGACCCACTAGGGTGGCTGGCACCTGTAATAGTAAGGGCCAAAATATTATTACAGGATCTGTGGTTGGCAGGGGTCACGTGGGACCAATCCTTGGACGAGGGCCTTACCTGCCGTTGGCGGAGCTTCCGAGGAGACCTCAGTGCACTGAGTGAAGTCCACGTACCAAGGTGGATACATCATTCATCGGGAAGCCTCGAGGTCGAGCTGCATGGCTTCTGCGACGCCTCGGAACGCGCATACGCAGCGGCCGTGTATCTGGTGGTCCGCCGAGATCAGCATCACACGAACCTCCTGGTGGCGAAGTCCAGGGTAGCTCCGGTCAAGACCCTGAGCATCCCGCGGCTGGAACTCTGCGGAGCAGTCCTCCTGGCACAGCTGCTTGCGTCGATGAGGAGGGAACTGAACCTGGATCCCTGCCCGATCAGCGCCTGGACCGACTCGACGATAGCACTGGCGTGGCTTCGCTCCCATCCGTCAAAATGGAAGCCCTTCGTCGCCCACCGAGTGTCCGAAATCCAGAATCTCCTTCCCGGGGTGACGTGGCGACACATGGGAACCACTGACAACCCCGCCGACCTGGCTACCAGAGGCATCCCAGCGAACGAGTTACGAGGCGCGAAACTCTGGTGGAAGGGCCCGGCCTGGCTGTCGGATCCACACGCGGGCTGGCCGGCCACCTCGACGGCCGATCTGTCTCGAGACCTTCCGGAGCAGAGGACCGTGTCTGTCGCACTGGTGCAAGAGGAGCCTGAAAATGAGCAGTTCGTTACCAGGTTCTCCTCCCTGACGAGACTGATCCGGGTCACTGCTTACCTTCGTCGGTTTACAGACAACTGCCGGAAGGTCCGTGGCAGGCGAGGCCCGCTGACATCTTCCGAGCTGCAGGAGGCTCTCCACATGGTCATACGCACGTGCCAGCGTAGTGACTTCCCACAGGAACTGAACGCACTCAGTCGAGGTAACGCAGTGCCATCCGGATCTCCACTCAAATCTCTGACACCCTTTTTAGGTGAGGACGGAATCCTAAGGGTTGGAGGTCGTCTTCAGAACACCACGCTGTCGGCGTCCCAACGACACCCAGCAATAATCAACCGTACCTCTCACTTGGCGCTGCTGGTGATACGCGATGCACATAGGCAGACTCTCCACGGAGGACTCAACGCCACACTGACCTGGATCCTAAGGGCCTTCTGGATACCACGCGGACGATCCCGGGTGAAGCAGGTCCTGCGCAACTGTGTCACGTGCACACGGTTCCGAGCCTCGACCGGACAACAGCGGATGGGCAATCTACCAGCATCGAGGGTGCTTCCAGCCAAACCGTTCCTGCGGACCGGTGTGGACTACGCGGGACCCCTGCACCTGCGCACCAGTAAAGGGAGAGGACATAAAAGTCAGAAAGGGTACGTGGCAGTGTTCGTGTGCATGGTAACCAAAGCCGTGCACTTGGATGCAGTTACAGACCTGTCAGCGGCGGCCTTCATCGCAGCGTTTCAACG CCGATGCGGAGCTGCAGCGGATGTTCAGGGCAGTGTCGGCTTTCTATGCACCCGTCGCCGAGGCACTCGCTACGGACGGAACCCAGTGGGAATTTATCCCACCTTATTCACCGCACATGGGGGGCCTCTGGGAAGCAGCGGTGAAGTCTATGAAAGCCCATCTCCGACGGGTGATAGGTGACACTACGCTTACCTACGAGGAGATGACGACACTGCTGTGCCGCGTAGAAGCCTGCCTGAACTCCCGTCCCCTAAGCCCCCTCTCCGACGATCCGACCGATCTGGCTCCGCTCACGCCGGGACATTTTCTGGTGGGCGAGCCTCTTC GTGGATGCAGGAGCACTTGCACCAAATGCAGCAGCGCACCAAATGGCAAGACCGGCGGGAGGATCTTCGTCCGGGTACACTGGTCCTCGTCAAAGAGGATTCCACGCCGCCGACCCGCTGGCCGCTCGCACGTGTCGAATCCACGCAGCCCGGCAAGGATGGACTC CAGCAAGCGGCGTGCATCCTCGAGGACTACCATAGTCATCATCTTGGACCAGGATTGCGGCGGAGCGTGCTGACCACGGAGGCTATTTGTCATCGTTCGAGGGATTCTACGAGGAAGGCATTTGGTTGTTTCACGAGCCTGGACGTATCGTCGCCTGCCAGGACAACGAGCATCCTCGAGGAGATCCACTGA